One window of the Chitinophaga niabensis genome contains the following:
- a CDS encoding DUF1643 domain-containing protein, with protein sequence MKKGATISECGIFRYSLWRLWDEKPIVLFIMLNPSTADGDFDDPTIRRLIGFCQRWGTGGFYVGNLYPYRTSSPAILNEWWGSFDNWHEMIDANKENQCLVKEMAIKASYCVIAWGANGMSKGLRTSEEYRYVTGELQLFCLGVTKAGFPRHPLYVPYDSPLITWPECEKTENPLA encoded by the coding sequence ATGAAAAAGGGTGCTACAATTTCAGAATGCGGAATTTTCAGATACAGTTTATGGAGGTTATGGGATGAAAAACCAATTGTACTATTTATTATGCTAAACCCCAGTACTGCGGATGGAGATTTTGACGATCCTACAATCCGCCGACTAATAGGCTTTTGTCAAAGATGGGGAACTGGCGGCTTTTATGTAGGAAATCTGTACCCCTATCGAACATCAAGCCCAGCGATACTGAACGAATGGTGGGGTAGTTTTGACAATTGGCATGAAATGATCGATGCAAACAAGGAAAACCAATGCCTCGTAAAGGAAATGGCTATCAAGGCTTCATATTGTGTAATAGCCTGGGGTGCAAATGGAATGTCTAAAGGCTTACGAACATCAGAAGAATATAGGTATGTTACAGGAGAACTCCAACTATTTTGTCTGGGAGTTACCAAGGCTGGTTTCCCTCGCCATCCGCTATATGTCCCGTATGATTCACCATTGATCACGTGGCCTGAATGTGAGAAGACGGAAAACCCTTTAGCCTAA
- a CDS encoding RNA polymerase sigma factor, whose product MVTDEIITKGLRAGDKAALKLAFDKYFDALLIRAMQFVPAEDAQDIVQEVLIKLWNHRSSIRRDNVLGAYLFRMLRNQCLDYLEEQKRQRKHDAAAFYLSERYTDPAVKKEDNPKEQVIIRALEKVSPRNLQAIRLVYYNRLRYNDAAVAMGISPNTLRNLLVKGLNQIRKYFNSNN is encoded by the coding sequence ATGGTAACGGATGAAATAATTACAAAAGGCCTACGTGCAGGAGACAAAGCAGCGTTGAAATTGGCTTTTGATAAGTATTTCGATGCTCTCCTGATTAGGGCCATGCAATTTGTACCTGCAGAGGATGCCCAGGATATCGTACAGGAAGTATTAATTAAGCTGTGGAATCACCGATCCTCCATAAGGAGAGATAATGTTCTGGGTGCTTACCTGTTCAGAATGCTAAGAAATCAATGCCTGGACTACCTGGAGGAACAAAAACGACAAAGGAAGCATGATGCAGCGGCCTTCTACCTATCAGAAAGATATACAGATCCAGCAGTCAAAAAAGAAGATAATCCAAAAGAACAGGTGATTATCCGGGCCCTTGAAAAGGTAAGCCCCCGTAATCTGCAGGCAATACGGTTGGTTTACTACAACCGCCTTCGATATAACGATGCTGCGGTAGCTATGGGTATCAGTCCAAATACTTTGAGGAACCTATTGGTGAAGGGACTAAATCAGATTAGGAAATATTTTAACTCAAATAATTGA